The Raphanus sativus cultivar WK10039 chromosome 2, ASM80110v3, whole genome shotgun sequence DNA segment tttgattaaaatatatttataataaaaatattattatctttcaGAAAAGAATagctaaattatttattttcattttaagttatgttttatatatattataattatatatttttgaatttatattttaaacataatttgatatatatatatatacacatatatatttaaagatatatatttaaaagtaagtcgttaattatatatatataaaatatttataaatatttttttatgtttaaggaaacataaataataataaaacttaaaaaatcatttttaatataaaatatatgcttatattttactaatttatttttattatttatgtgcgtaagtaaaaaggataattaaactaaaaatttaatcaattttatatgtatttttttaaaaaaaaatttatgttttacgaaacataaaaaataatgaaaataaattttgtttttatattaaaatctatgtttatattttactaataatttatttttattatttgtgtgctttagtaaaaaagaaaattaaactaaaaagttaatcacaattttattaaaaaaagaaacgtaaataattgttattaatttcaatcagaaataatattttttgttcttttaggGTATGTAATTAACTATCGTGGAAATTAACGTGAACTCGAGACGTAAAAAAACTggtttttcaaataatattatagagatagaaaaaagaaaaaatatattacattttaatcttttttaaaataaaaagctgacatacatatattatactctataatataataactCGATTATAGAGTAAGAGCATCCGCATCAATGGTGACTAATACAgttttttatgattaaaataatgtaACAAACAAATATCCAGAAGTGAGAGACAAAAAAAGTAAGAGAGAAACAAGAGAAGGGATCTTGTTTGAGGAAGAAATAAACGTTTTCTACACTTGCAATGTGATGATTGATTAAaccttttgtttgtttatatttttttggattatacAGAGGTATTCTGGCTCCCACAGAAATCGAttcagactagtcacgtgtttgAAGCCTACGTTTTCAGCTTACGTGTTGGTCTCCTATCCCTGACGATGCCGAAATGTTGATTCTTTAGTGGCTAATGAAATTCGAATCCGGGTCCGTATTAGAGCCGAAATTCCCTCAAAACTACTAGACCGCCCTCacttggttttgtttgtttaaatttaattataaaagaaaattaaattgaGATGGtcgttaaaaaagaaaattaaattgaGATTATATAGATGATATTCGTGAAATGTATCTACCACTGCAAATGCTCTAACACCATTGAGCAAAAACTACTCTGGATTACTTTATTTATAAGGAAATTATAAAGTACCATCGAATATGCCATAAGAAAACACCACTACTAGacttttaataattgttaataccAGACTTGACCAACCAAGGAAAACGAAATAAAAATACGAAAATGAATGAATAGagtttcttataaaaatatacaacaCTCAAATATATTCTTGGTTTCTTTTAGtatcaaaaattaatatttagaaagCTGAAAGAATATCATTATGTTAGTTATATAAGTTGGTCCAAGTTCGGtgctaaaacaaacaaaattggCCGGGTTTACTTCAAAGTCTAAACAAACCACTCTATAAGACCCGGTTTACATCATACATTTTTGTAGTTGACTATCCGGTTCGATTTTGATCGGTTATTGATAACTCAACCGACATGTTTATTGTTTTCATAGTTAGTGCTTAGAGGAATCAGCACAAAATGGTCGGcttcttaaaatattattactttaATTGTGGAAACTGGAAAGGTAATTTGCTGTTAAGTCGCTAAAGCCTCGCCTCTactttctttccttttccacGAAAACGTAATGGCACGGGAAAATGACGCAAAGACGATCGTGAAGCCGACACATAGGTGATATGCCATGTCTGAAAACACCAAAGCCCAAAACGGTAATGACAAAGTGACAAACTTTtcgttttctttatatataaaaaattaaaatttaattggattcctctgtttttctttgaCGATTGTCTTCGTCAGGCAGGTAAGTCCCTTGTTCAAGTGTacgtgtgtatgtgtgtgtattCTTCGCTTCGCTCGTCTCTCTTCCGCAAACCGGTGGATTCGTTACTTTTTGCTTTATCCAGATATTAATAAAGGTTCTTCCTTTATCTCTCTCACCGCGTCGAGTTCGTGTTTATCTATCTATTTCTCTCACGCTTCATGATCTGTTTAATCGAAACCCATTAATAGATTCTCCACGTTAAACAAACCCAATCtcttaaaatttgataaatcgttttgctctgttttgatccagttcctctgtttttttgAGTTCCAGGTTTCACCTGATTGATGGGATTCTCCTTCTCTTCAATCCGTTTTGGTTACTTGAAACTCACATTCCTCCTCCTCGTCTCTTCTATCCTCTTCGGCTTCTTCGCAACCCCTGTTGATTCCAGCGCTCTGAAGCCCAAAACAGAGCATGGCTGCAGTGCCCTGAAGCACTTTCACGACTACCAATCAAAGTGCGCTTACCTGAAAACCATCGACCCTTGCGCAGGCCAAGGGTTGATCGATTACCTCTCCTTACTCTACTGTAACTTCGAAAAGTTTCCACTTTTGGGCCAATCTCTCCTCTTCCTCTGGCTCCTCGCTCTGTTCTACGTCTTGGGCCACACCGCTTCTGAGTACTTCTGTTCATCTCTCGAGTCTCTCTCGAAGCTTCTCAAGTTATCCCCGACCGTTGCCGGCGTGACTCTTCTCTCTCTCGGCAACGGCGCTCCTGATCTGTTCGCGAGTTTGGTCTCTTTCATGGGGGAGTCAAAAGGTACTTACGATGTTGGTCTCAACACTGTTGTGGGAGGCTCTTCTTTCGTCACGTGCGTCGTTGTGGGCATCATAAGCATCTCGTTGCGTAGTAGACGGGTTAGGATCGAGAGGTCTGCTTTTATAAGAGACGTTTGCTTCTTCTGTGCGGCGATTGGCTCCTTGGGTTTGATTTTGGTTTACGGAAAAATCAATTTATGGGGCGCTCTTGGGTTCTGTTCGTTGTATGCTGTTTATGTCGCCTTTGTGTATCTATCTTGGAGGTTTGGTGGAGAAGGTGGTGAGTTTGATCTTGAGTCGGTTCATAAGCGTGGGAGTAGTCTTAGCGAACCAATCTTGCAGAGAGACGATCTTGTTCATGATGAGCGCGTTGAAGATGTTGTAGTTGTTAATGATCATCAGCGATATTACTTGAAGTTGGTGGTTTGGGTTATGACTTTACCTATCTACTTGCCAAGAACGCTGACGATTCCTGTTGTGAGTGAAGCCAAATGGTCTAAACCAACAGCTGTTGCCTCGGTCACGCTTGCTCCGGTTCTGTTATCGTTTCTATGGAACTGGAAGAGGAGTCCAACGAGTTTCGAGGCAGGGATTGTGTATCTAACCGGGTGTTTGATCGGTATAGCTCTTGGTCTCACTGCATTAGCCACGACAAAGAAGTCAAACCCACCAAAGAAATGGTTACTACCTTGGTTAGCAGGAGGGTTTGTAATGAGCATGACGTGGAGTTACATCTCAGCGCAAGAGCTAGTCGCGCTTCTAACTTCACTAGGTTACATTTTCGGTGTAAGCCCGTCGATCTTAGGTTTGACGGTCCTCGCGTGGGGGAACTCGATAGGAGATCTTATAACAAATGTGACCATGGCTTTGCACGATGGGGACGAAGGAGCTCAAGTGGCTGTATCGGGATGTTACGCGGGTCCCATCTTTAATACGTTGTTTGCTCTTGGGATATCGCTTGTGGGATGCGCGTGGGAGGTTTATCCGACGAGTATTGTGATAAAGACGGATCCTCGTTTGTTGGAGAGTCTTGGGTTTCTGGTGATAGGACTGGTTTGGTCGTTCTTGGTTCTGTTTAGTAACCGGATGAGACTTGGTGGTGTGATGGGGGTAGGGCTTTTGGTTATTTACTTGGTTTCGTTGTCTATAAGAATTGTGCAAACAGTTGGAGATTCTTACTAACATTTGATTTCAACTCACAGTTTCATACGTAGAATACAATGTACAATCTTAATATGAGTAGTTTATTATGAATAGCTCGAGTAAGGGAGACGTGTATGTATAATAAATGTTAGTTATTGAATTCAGATTGAGTAGTTAGAATTTTCATAGGTGTCAGACACTCTACTAGTCGATCCGAGTAGCAGGGTGCACTTGGAATCCCGTGTGAATCAGTAAGGAACACTTTACAAGACTAAATAATCATGGATGATGGATAGCAAAATACTACCATGAGGGAAGGGTGAAAAGAACCTCCACTGGAGAGAGACTGCAGCAACAATCTCTGCATGAGGATGAAGTAAATAGATGCCCACACAATCTTTAGATCATGTATAgaataatgtatatttttttctggacatgtatatttatttattttcagaggGAATTATTATAGTCTTTAAAACGTCCAGTATTCAGTCGCGTGCATAATAAGTTAGcacatttttcttgtttaattCCCTTATCTCATGAGTCGCCTGCATAGGTATTTGGCACATTTTCTTGTATGTCTGCAAATTGATTAGGAATTTTATGGCCTTTTTCTAATAATTCAAATTGCAATGTGAGACTTAATAAACTGAACAGAGGAAACTCTAATCTTATGCCGAAAAGTTATTGTTTGTATATCTCTTCTTCGGTCCTTGGTCTTTTCTTTATATACCTGGCCTCTTGTTTTTTTCTATCTCCACATCGGTGTAAACCTTAATTGACTTCACTTAATTGGACAGAGTCGCTTGATCAATAGGTTATAGCATGCAGTTGAGTGTTTCTTTCATTCCAGATTCAGTATGGCGTCACCTGGCAAGTTGTTAAGACAAGAAGACGATGTGGTTTTGGTAGCTGAAGCAAAGTCATCTGATCCATAGTGTCCGACCAGATCCTGTGCGGTTGGAGCTGTAGTCTTGTTGCAACTTTATTCCATAGTTCATAGCTATAGATCATACAGTATTTAAGACCTTATCAATTTTGGGCTACAAAAATGCAGGATTTTTGGAGAAGTATTTATGAGACCTTATCATACAGTTTTCGACTTTGGAGAAAAGAAAATCAGTTTCGCTGAAGCTGTTCAAGAAAACCAAATGAAGGATGACtagattttatttgaaatatatataacttcttTCGCATCCTTGTTGGTTTTCTTGAACAGCTCTGCAAAacctattttctttttttccaaagTCCAATACTATATAATAAGGTCTCATAAATACTTCTCCAAAAATCCTGCATCTGAGTAGCCCAAAACATTTAATAACAGGTTCACAGATTATTAACAAAACAAGTTCATCATACCAAAGATTATCATCAATTTCATAATCATCACCATCACCACTGCTACTATCAGTCTATTACTGCTATAAATATTGGGCTTGAATAAGGTGGTGTACTCACGTCTGAAGGGCGATATTTCTACATactgaagaaaagaaaaggaaaaagaaccATAGAAAACCTCAACGAAAAAAGTACTTTGAACTTACATCTTTAGAGGAGATAGTAAAAGTTCTTCCACTGATAGTGAAGGAGATTGTGGGCATCAAAGATATTTTCTCGCAATTCACTGTTAGATCATCCCTAATTCCGATTGATTAATAATGTTGATTATAAACTAGCATCcaagaaatatattattaggTCTTTAACAACAATGAATATATAACCATGTCAGTttttgtatacatattttaaaactagtATAAGCAAGACCTACTGACATAGTATGATTAGGTTCAGTCACTATATATAGTTCATTTAGACATGAGATTCATAACGAAACATATACACTAAACTTTCTTACCCGCGGACCTTTCACGAAAGGGGATGGCCGGAGTCAACCATTACTGGACAGTGTGTTACGGAAGCAAACGTGTGTACTTTACTTTTTCTTAGCAATAATCGACCTCACAAAGAATAATAGTAACTAAATGAAGAATGTACTTTATTCTCTTTTCTTGATCCAAGAATGTactttatttattcatataaatttaaactagaaaagagaaatgaagaagaaaaccATTGATGATAATTTATCTTTAGTaaaccatatataatattataaaatcagttcaaataaaaactatatagaaTATTAAATCACTTTTCATTCAGGAAAAACATGATTGCACTTGAAAGACTTAATTACAGTTTCTaagaaatttcatttttaagaGCTTCTCTATAAAATTGTAGCTTTTCGCGTTTCCTTTGATCTGGTCATATATCTTTTCTTTTCGTGATTGTTTCGTGACTTAACTAGAAAGTACCTAATTATCACCCAATTGTAACCAAGTTACTAGGAACACGAAATTCATGACAACGATTTAATGGGTGGCGCGCACCATGTGCATAGGCGTtgacatatttaaaattttatatggaaAATAATTTCATACTCAATTATAAATAGACAATTCTTTTGAATAGCCAttttaatcacaaaataatattcaaaaaataaaatgaccaaaatagtctttttattttgaaacttttaatattttttttttaaaatttgaaacttcATTTCCAAAATTTACCGTTTAACTCTAAACTTAAATCTAGATTAGTTAATTATAGGGATATAACTGCATATTTTACCTTtgaataaaatctattttaatcaTCTTCTCTTTAAATGCTATTTcgtgaaaataactaaaaaggtTATCCAAAGAAATTTCTCATGGTTTTGAATTTTAGGTATAAatttaatctgtttttatttacttgttatattaaaaagtataatTAGACAATATAGATAAGGTATTATTAATaagaaatatttctttttgagAGAAACGAAACTGACATAATTGTATTATGTAACTTTTTATGGGTATCAAAGTTTCTTAACAATCATGACAGATCCATAATAAGAACCAGAAAGATACACTCAAGGCATGTTTATAAAGGTTCTTAGGCCGGTCTCTTTTCCGAGTCTCTCGATTTCTCCTATTAGGTTTCGATTAAGAGAAGAGTCTCCTCTTGAGTCCATAGCACCGGTTGGGTTTTTCTGACCACGGCGGAGGTCAATGCGGCTAAGGCACGAGGGTGTTTTGCAGTGGGGGAAGAGATTGAGAGTTCGAGGGTGGTGGATTTTGCTGCGGCGAAGGAACGAGAGAGAAATATGATTTCGGTGGAGTTAAGCGGGATTAGGGTTTGTGGTTTGTGAGAATTGGGAAAAATGAAGCTTCATCAGATACCATTTGTTTAGAATAAAAGTAAACCTAGTTGAGAAAAGAAAGGTGATGTTCCAAGAATTTAATACACAATCAACAAAGTAGATGTACGTTATAACTAGAACTAGAACTTGACCCGCCCGCGggtattattttatgtttttagtttttttattatactaaatgatatatttataatatttagatataaatttagattggaaattaatatttatagttataataaaaattaagattaaatgtttaacaaaatattttgatataaattttaaattttctaattaaaataatatagagattggtcataattttttccaattccaaaatcttaacattctttaaaaaagtataaatgaataaaatataattttgcgCTGTTGTTGTTTATGTCTATAGCTTGACctgtggccgtataaatatttgttttcactaaattttttctttgtactactgataatatatatatatatatatatatatatatatatatatatatatgtatttgtaaattatatgtattacattaatgttaatataacattttaaacaacaatttatttattacttagatatggaaaaaatataaagataatttattattcaccaAATTTTAGAAGTTAGCGTAATTATAGGATAAGTTTCTGTGTTTTATAGGTATATTAAATATCTGAGAGTGATTATAGGTTAGAACTTATTGTCAGCCAAGATATTTTGTTtagatattgaatttattttggctaaagaaatttttttaataatcatcTATTAGTATATGTGATTTATCTCTATCATTGATtaagtcattaaaaataaaataaacaacttCCTTCTTTGTGAAGATGTTGTTTccgatttttaaagaaaaatcagagtgaaaaaaacatgcatttaataatctgaaaagataagattttttttttaggaatgtTAATTAATAGTTTCAGTGGCATGAAAGtgtaattaacattgaaaactTAGGGACATTTTctaagtgtacttctcttttaataatagagatgtgAGTATGTGATTAAAGATATTACTAAGAACTAAGAAGTCAAAAATGACTTGACATGTAATTTTCTAGATATTATTGTGTTGATATGCTCATTTGATTTGTAGCTTTAAACTTTGATTATATATCACTCTTAactgtgtttaaaaaaatatcagtcTTAACTAAAAACTGGGATATGCAGTTATCATTAATTTGAATCTATACTAATATTTGAGAATTAACTTTGCTTATTTATCATGTTATCcatgattttagataatttgcttatttgtcatttttaataaatttgattgatgagtcattaattaaaatttatgctATTACTTGAAATAAATAGATCTTACTTATTTGTTAtgttttccataattttagaaaatttatttattttcatgtttttaataataattttgactAGTGAGAAATTATTTCACTTATTTGTTATGTCCTCtttaattttagataatttgtttatttgtccgattttagtgatttttccTGATGCAtcattaactaaaatttatactatttttgaaattttataaaatcatgtTTCTCATaattttaggtaattttatttatcttttctgTTCTTAATAGTTTTGAGTGATGAGTCGccaatttaaattttaactattaTTTGAAACTTTATCAATAAGTAGAAATAAGGATTATCATAGAATTCTAGACCAAAAAAGGTTATgatagaattttaaatattttgctccacccaatttttaaaatcatatttgttGTAAGATTTATGTAGcgtaatattaatatatatcaatCGATTTGTAAGATGCTTTAATTAGTGaaattatatcatatataagTACTATATACTATGTGTTTataatttagttatcattttcAGTCTTTCTCAAAGAAAGGATCCCtttcttattaaaagagaagcaattttaataataaactttaaatatgtAAGTTATTAACAAAACTGTCATTATGTTGATGTGTCAGCTTAATATACATTCTCACAATCCTAAATTAAAAACCCATTTATTACTagaatatttacaaaaaaatgtcaTTGGTCTTACCTATTGCATATACATCATACATGTGTTATTTGAAGAGTTACACGTCACCGTGATCAAACACTTTCGAAATAATTAACATTGCTTTACACAGTACTCATGTCCAAAATAATACTTATAATGGGCTtttcaaaattagttttttttttacaattcaaGGCATGCGTTTACAAACAAACTCAAGAAAAGGTATTAACTTGATAcagaaattttttcaaaaaagaaaaaaaaaacttgatacAGAGATCACTATGACAGACTCATCGTTCACCAAATACCAACTCAATCAAAGTAATCGCATATTTAAGATACTTATCATTTAGAATTGCTATTAATATAATTGAAGTGTTCTAACTGATTCCTATTCACCCCACTATActtcagaattttttttgaatttttacaGTAAAATTCTTTTTGCTTAACCacgaactttttttttacacaAAAGGGAATGATGtattaatgtaaaaaaaaataagtagtGGAAGGTCAACTCACATAACGGCAATTTCAATCATGTATTTAATTTGTCCTATATCTGAATTATTCGAGAATTCAGTAAAAGGAATGATCTATTAAAGACAAAATTTGGTTCCCAAGAACATTGATTTTTTCaggcaaattttaaaaaatcatagtGATGCGATCTTCATGCCTCCTCATTAGATATTTTTTCTAAGTACAAGGTTCCTAATATGTTCGCTAATTATGAATCATTTAGTACAAAATTTACTTCATAATATTAATGAGTTCACCTTTTTAGTTTCTGAGTTTCATGAtttttctatctcttttatacCTCGTACTCGTAATGTAAGAGCCGATCTCCTTGCCAAAGGAGCTCACCTTAAAAATTCTATTTTCTCCCATATAAACTCTTTGATTCCGACGTGGTTGGCTCCACAGGCTAACCTTTTCGTcttgaattaataaaacatgGTGTTCGgtgtcaaaaaaataaatattaatgtgaaagcaaataatcataaaattatacgAGTAGAAAATTCATTTAATGTGAAAGCACCGTGGCCTAgtggtcaaggtttaaagtCTTCTACATCCAAGTTTGGGGTTCAAATCCCAGGCAACGCTATTTTTTCCTACAAGAGGAGATTTCTACAGGAAGAGGTCTGGGTTTCAATTCCCGGAGAAGGAGGATTATGCAGAAAATTAGAGAAAAAATTTACAAGTGATCTTCAGCATGGCGCAAGGAATACCGTCTGGAATGGATCTCATAGGGCAGCTCAGGGTGATGCAGTCAGACGTGTGTCCTCACAAGACAGGTAGTATTGTCGGCTGTTatatcgtctatgtaatgttcTGATaatttgtaatagcataatcaaccagacaaaaaaaaaagaaacttcatttaataaatattcatattaataatatactatatatctttgttaatattatttaaatttaattatacatatatatacatagataaaattgattactttaatatatttaccCTAAAATGATTGTAAACAAACAATAGTAATCGTTTAAATTATCTGTGTATgccaatttattacataataataactgatttcttagttatttaatatatatattattttattattatttcataatatgcagaaaaacataaaataagtaataaacataaaatatttattctgcacaAGACGCAGATCTTAATCTAAGTATATATCTCTTTGAcaatttaaatcttaaacatttctaaatctcaggtcaaacaaaagaacaaaataagaataaactccaaaatcaatatttatatcgagtaataataaaaaaatgagaaactcacataaaaagagaaaaatatcgaagataaatatgattagtATGTGAATGTAAACTTCTTAAAACCataattgaattttaaatatctaaatcattatataaaaCCGAGCTGACATAATTTCATTATAACTAAATAGTAGGTCTGAGATTTTTCGGCCTAAACATTAGGTTCATATGAGATAAGTGATTTATtgacttaaaatattttttaaaattgaatcaGTTCAtcagtaaataaattatataattaacaaaaaagatttttaaaaaaaaatttagggaCCAAAAATATTAACTCGATTaagaatacatttttttttcatacaatatttcttaaataattttcgTATAAATTCATCAtgcgcaaggcgcaggtcttatcctagtatatatgtataatagTCACTgtattgattaaattttttatattttcttaattctCAAGAAAATAAGACCAATGAACCAAAAgttaatagattttaaaagttttgtggattatgatatatatatatatatgtt contains these protein-coding regions:
- the LOC108816013 gene encoding cation/calcium exchanger 2, which encodes MGFSFSSIRFGYLKLTFLLLVSSILFGFFATPVDSSALKPKTEHGCSALKHFHDYQSKCAYLKTIDPCAGQGLIDYLSLLYCNFEKFPLLGQSLLFLWLLALFYVLGHTASEYFCSSLESLSKLLKLSPTVAGVTLLSLGNGAPDLFASLVSFMGESKGTYDVGLNTVVGGSSFVTCVVVGIISISLRSRRVRIERSAFIRDVCFFCAAIGSLGLILVYGKINLWGALGFCSLYAVYVAFVYLSWRFGGEGGEFDLESVHKRGSSLSEPILQRDDLVHDERVEDVVVVNDHQRYYLKLVVWVMTLPIYLPRTLTIPVVSEAKWSKPTAVASVTLAPVLLSFLWNWKRSPTSFEAGIVYLTGCLIGIALGLTALATTKKSNPPKKWLLPWLAGGFVMSMTWSYISAQELVALLTSLGYIFGVSPSILGLTVLAWGNSIGDLITNVTMALHDGDEGAQVAVSGCYAGPIFNTLFALGISLVGCAWEVYPTSIVIKTDPRLLESLGFLVIGLVWSFLVLFSNRMRLGGVMGVGLLVIYLVSLSIRIVQTVGDSY